The following proteins are co-located in the Methanobacterium formicicum DSM 3637 genome:
- a CDS encoding UPF0104 family protein: MKHKTLILMLAGVGVLALMVLFIGPEKIETALQQSNPWYLALAVIIQLAIYGLWTERWSITTSSLDISIKRRHLLPMLMVGLAINNITPSGRGGGEPVRAYLLSKYSQSPFENAFATVIADRGLDTFPFIALAIITIITAILYINLPQWMVITLVIGLIILIVVFFLALYMSINREFGDRAVRWFLNILKRISSKMHNRVEQRAINAVGGFQDSMRVMITDRKVLLYGIPISFVIWGLEIMRVYVVFLALNINAPLEIIAAVFVISTLIGMIPLLPGGLGAVDGMMILLYSYAGIPASISAAATLVERLISFWMTTILGVAVLPYFGADAVDKMTKKL; encoded by the coding sequence ATGAAGCATAAGACGCTGATTCTGATGCTGGCAGGTGTTGGAGTACTGGCTTTAATGGTGCTATTTATCGGCCCGGAAAAGATTGAAACTGCCCTTCAACAGTCCAATCCATGGTATTTGGCACTGGCAGTTATCATTCAACTGGCTATATACGGTCTCTGGACTGAAAGATGGTCAATTACCACTTCTTCACTGGATATATCCATTAAACGAAGACACCTCCTCCCGATGCTCATGGTGGGGCTGGCCATTAACAACATCACCCCCAGTGGAAGAGGGGGTGGAGAACCAGTAAGGGCATATTTACTCAGTAAATATTCACAGTCACCATTTGAAAATGCTTTTGCAACGGTTATTGCTGATAGAGGCCTTGATACTTTTCCTTTCATAGCTCTAGCCATAATAACCATAATAACCGCTATCTTGTACATAAACCTACCCCAGTGGATGGTTATCACCTTGGTAATAGGCCTTATAATATTGATAGTTGTTTTCTTCCTGGCACTTTACATGTCCATAAACCGTGAATTTGGTGACAGGGCTGTGCGATGGTTTTTAAATATTTTAAAAAGAATTTCCAGTAAAATGCACAATCGAGTAGAACAAAGGGCTATTAATGCGGTTGGAGGGTTTCAAGATAGTATGAGAGTTATGATCACTGATCGTAAGGTTCTCCTCTATGGAATACCAATTTCTTTTGTAATATGGGGCCTTGAAATCATGCGGGTTTACGTTGTATTCCTGGCATTAAATATAAACGCGCCTCTGGAGATCATAGCAGCAGTTTTTGTCATTTCCACCCTTATAGGAATGATTCCATTACTTCCAGGGGGTTTAGGTGCTGTGGATGGTATGATGATCCTCCTCTACTCCTACGCAGGCATACCTGCATCGATTAGTGCGGCCGCCACTCTGGTGGAACGGTTGATATCCTTCTGGATGACTACCATTTTAGGAGTGGCAGTTTTACCCTACTTCGGTGCCGATGCAGTGGATAAAATGACTAAAAAACTGTAA